In Streptomyces qaidamensis, one DNA window encodes the following:
- a CDS encoding uracil-xanthine permease family protein yields the protein MDLGVRWKLHGDGRTPAPGAVVRPDERLSWPRTAGLGAQHVVAMFGASFVAPVLMGLDPNLAIMMSGVATVVFLLATRGSVPSYLGCSLSFVGVAAVIRAQGGSSATVTGAVFVVGGALFLVGLAVRRFGARIIHATMPPIVTGAVVMLIGFNLAPVTASTYWPQDQWTALLVMLFTGLAVVCLRGFWSRIAIFLGLVFGYGISWVFDLVFGRIHSVDASGKLTDHWRLDLSGVGQADWIGLPTLHAPSFEWSAILVALPVVIALVAENAGHVKAVGEMTGDSLDDKLGTAIAADGVGSMLSTAVGAPPNTTYSENIGVMAATRVYSTAAYWAAAGFALLFGLCPKFGAVVAAIPGGVLGGITVILYGMIGLLGAQIWINAKVDLRNPLNLVPAAAGIIIGVGNVSLKFSDTFSLSGIALGTVVVITGYHALRAFAPAHLKTQAPLLDEGTSSYDDAKS from the coding sequence ATGGATCTCGGCGTCCGCTGGAAACTGCACGGCGACGGACGCACTCCGGCGCCCGGCGCGGTGGTCCGCCCCGACGAGCGGCTCTCCTGGCCCCGCACGGCAGGGCTCGGCGCCCAGCACGTCGTGGCGATGTTCGGTGCGTCCTTCGTGGCGCCGGTCCTGATGGGCCTGGACCCGAACCTCGCGATCATGATGTCGGGCGTCGCGACCGTCGTGTTCCTGCTCGCCACCCGTGGCAGCGTGCCCAGCTACCTGGGCTGCTCGCTCTCCTTCGTCGGCGTGGCGGCGGTGATCCGCGCGCAGGGCGGCAGCAGCGCGACCGTCACGGGAGCGGTGTTCGTCGTCGGGGGCGCGCTGTTCCTGGTGGGGCTGGCCGTGCGGCGCTTCGGGGCGCGGATCATCCACGCCACCATGCCGCCGATCGTGACCGGCGCGGTGGTGATGCTGATCGGCTTCAACCTGGCGCCGGTGACGGCCTCGACCTACTGGCCGCAGGACCAGTGGACCGCCCTGCTGGTGATGCTGTTCACCGGTCTGGCGGTCGTCTGCCTGCGCGGCTTCTGGTCGCGGATCGCGATCTTCCTGGGGCTGGTCTTCGGGTACGGCATCTCCTGGGTGTTCGACCTGGTCTTCGGCAGGATCCACTCGGTGGACGCGAGCGGCAAGCTGACCGACCACTGGCGGCTCGACCTGTCCGGCGTTGGCCAGGCCGACTGGATCGGGCTGCCGACCCTGCACGCCCCGTCGTTCGAGTGGTCGGCGATCCTGGTCGCCCTGCCGGTCGTCATCGCGCTGGTAGCGGAGAACGCCGGGCACGTGAAGGCGGTCGGCGAGATGACCGGCGACTCGCTGGACGACAAGCTCGGCACGGCGATCGCGGCCGACGGCGTCGGCTCGATGCTGTCCACCGCGGTCGGCGCCCCGCCCAACACCACGTACTCCGAGAACATCGGCGTGATGGCCGCGACTCGCGTGTACTCGACGGCCGCGTACTGGGCCGCAGCCGGCTTCGCCCTGCTGTTCGGCCTCTGCCCGAAGTTCGGTGCGGTCGTGGCGGCGATCCCGGGCGGGGTGCTCGGCGGCATCACCGTCATCCTGTACGGCATGATCGGCCTGCTCGGCGCGCAGATCTGGATCAACGCCAAGGTGGATCTGCGCAATCCGCTGAACCTGGTCCCGGCGGCCGCGGGCATCATCATCGGGGTCGGCAACGTCTCCCTGAAGTTCTCGGACACGTTCTCGCTGAGCGGCATCGCACTCGGCACCGTCGTCGTCATCACCGGCTACCACGCCCTGCGGGCCTTCGCCCCCGCCCACTTGAAGACGCAGGCGCCCCTGCTGGACGAGGGCACCTCCTCCTACGACGACGCCAAGTCGTAG
- a CDS encoding glycoside hydrolase family 6 protein, whose protein sequence is MVVAASLVVVAGAVTGVLAAFDDGGRTSDEAGPPEVPASPRLAPLPAVPASSAPANTASASPSPSPSPSARRTTTPTPAKPAEKREQRTAVAGRLYRHPDSQVLEWVRSHTGDPRHAVIASRIAEQPAAVWFADYSPDTVTARVAAVTSGGAALGRVPVVVPYAIPGRDCGGHSLGGAPGLDAYDAWIDRFAAGLGSGEVIVVLEPDSVAQAECLSAGERADRFASLARAGRVLKAANPRARVYFDAGHSGWNAPGKQAAWLRQAGAASPESSDGIFSNVSNFHTTADEVAYDRRVLDALGGPAGLGAVIDTSRNGNGAPADGEWCDPAGRGLGRTPTLSTGEARIDAYLWVKLPGESDGCKGRPGTFTASYAYDLASS, encoded by the coding sequence ATGGTCGTGGCGGCCTCGCTCGTCGTCGTGGCCGGCGCGGTCACGGGGGTCCTCGCCGCGTTCGACGACGGTGGACGGACCTCCGACGAGGCCGGCCCTCCCGAGGTGCCGGCCTCGCCCCGCCTGGCGCCGCTGCCGGCGGTGCCGGCGTCGTCCGCACCGGCCAACACCGCATCCGCCTCGCCCTCGCCCTCGCCGTCCCCGTCCGCGCGCCGGACGACGACCCCCACGCCCGCCAAGCCCGCCGAGAAGCGGGAGCAACGCACGGCCGTTGCCGGACGGCTCTACCGCCACCCCGACTCCCAGGTCCTGGAGTGGGTCCGCTCCCACACCGGCGACCCCCGGCACGCGGTCATCGCGTCCCGTATCGCCGAGCAGCCCGCGGCCGTGTGGTTCGCCGACTACTCCCCGGACACCGTCACCGCCCGGGTCGCCGCCGTGACCTCGGGCGGGGCCGCGCTCGGCCGGGTGCCCGTCGTCGTGCCGTACGCGATCCCCGGCCGGGACTGTGGGGGCCACTCCCTGGGTGGCGCGCCCGGCCTGGACGCCTACGACGCCTGGATCGACCGGTTCGCGGCCGGGCTGGGCTCGGGCGAGGTCATCGTCGTCCTGGAGCCCGACTCGGTCGCCCAGGCCGAGTGCCTCTCCGCCGGTGAACGCGCGGACCGCTTCGCCTCGCTGGCCCGGGCCGGCCGCGTCCTGAAGGCCGCCAACCCCCGGGCCCGGGTGTACTTCGACGCGGGGCACTCGGGCTGGAACGCGCCCGGCAAGCAGGCGGCCTGGCTCAGGCAGGCCGGTGCCGCCTCACCCGAGTCCTCCGACGGCATCTTCAGCAACGTCTCCAACTTCCACACCACCGCAGACGAGGTCGCCTACGACCGGCGGGTCCTCGACGCGCTCGGCGGCCCGGCGGGCCTCGGCGCGGTCATCGACACCAGCCGCAACGGCAACGGCGCCCCGGCCGACGGCGAGTGGTGCGACCCGGCGGGCCGGGGGCTGGGCCGGACCCCGACCCTGAGCACCGGCGAGGCCAGGATCGACGCCTACCTGTGGGTGAAGCTGCCGGGGGAGTCGGACGGCTGCAAGGGCAGGCCGGGGACGTTCACGGCCTCGTACGCCTACGACTTGGCGTCGTCGTAG
- a CDS encoding DUF5995 family protein, whose protein sequence is MPRCEQVPPAVDTPVDAVISRMRALDAALHPRDGVAVFNRVYLAVTEAVDRYVDTGRFADAHAAITLDVRFAERYLAAVEAVADERRPPACWRPLFQLRRHPGVRPLQFALAGINAHIGHDLALAVVDTCRTLGCAPVDLEDEFDMVGDLLVSLEERIRDDLMPGPDLFRIADPLTHLLGSWSLDRARDAAWTAARALWALRELRDVAEEFTQHLDTAVGFAGRMLLTPLTEPPLRF, encoded by the coding sequence ATGCCGCGATGCGAACAAGTCCCCCCAGCCGTGGACACTCCGGTCGACGCCGTCATCTCCCGTATGCGCGCGCTCGACGCGGCCCTGCACCCGCGGGACGGGGTGGCGGTCTTCAACCGCGTCTACCTCGCCGTGACGGAGGCGGTGGACCGGTACGTCGACACCGGGCGGTTCGCGGACGCCCACGCCGCGATCACGCTGGACGTACGGTTCGCCGAGCGGTACCTGGCGGCCGTCGAGGCGGTGGCGGACGAGCGGCGCCCGCCGGCCTGCTGGCGGCCGCTGTTCCAGTTGCGCCGCCATCCCGGGGTACGTCCGTTGCAGTTCGCGCTGGCGGGCATCAACGCGCACATCGGGCACGATCTCGCGCTGGCCGTCGTGGACACCTGCCGTACGCTCGGCTGCGCTCCCGTCGATCTGGAGGACGAGTTCGACATGGTGGGCGATCTCCTCGTCTCGCTGGAGGAGCGCATCCGCGACGATCTGATGCCGGGCCCCGACCTGTTCCGGATCGCCGACCCGCTGACCCACCTGCTCGGCTCCTGGAGCCTGGACCGCGCCCGGGACGCCGCCTGGACCGCGGCCCGGGCCCTGTGGGCTCTGCGTGAACTCCGCGATGTCGCCGAAGAGTTCACGCAGCACCTGGACACGGCGGTCGGCTTCGCGGGGCGCATGCTGCTCACGCCCCTGACCGAGCCGCCGCTCCGGTTCTAG
- a CDS encoding flavin monoamine oxidase family protein has product MTSTVPNAVEHADAQQPPITMFGPDFPYAYDDFLAHPAGLGQIPATGHGTEVAVIGGGLSGIVAAYELMKMGLKPVVYEADQIGGRLRTVGFEGCDESLTAEMGAMRFPPSSTALQHYIDLVGLQTRAFPNPLAEATPSTVVDLKGESHYAETIADLPQVYRDVAEAWNRCLEEGADFSDMNRALRERDVPRIREIWSRLVEKLDNQTFYGFLCDSEAFKSFRHREIFGQVGFGTGGWDTDFPNSILEILRVVYTEADDHHRGIVGGSQQLPLRLWEREPQKIVHWAQGTSLASLHEGGEPRPAVTRLHRTAGNRITVTDAHGDIRTFQAAIFTAQSWMLLSKIACDDSLFPIDHWTAIERTHYMESSKLFVPVDRPFWLDKAVDDRGNPTGRDVMSMTLTDRMTRGTYLLDDGPDKPAVICLSYTWCDDSLKWLPLSANERMEVMLKSLGEIYPKVDIRKHIIGNPVTVSWENEPYFMGAFKANLPGHYRYQRRLFTHFMQDRLPEDKRGIFLAGDDISWTAGWAEGAIQTALNAVWGVMHHLGGTTDPTNPGPGDVYDEIAPVELPED; this is encoded by the coding sequence ATGACGTCCACCGTGCCCAACGCCGTCGAGCACGCAGACGCGCAGCAGCCGCCGATCACCATGTTCGGCCCGGACTTCCCGTACGCGTACGACGACTTCCTCGCCCACCCGGCGGGCCTCGGGCAGATACCCGCGACCGGGCACGGCACGGAGGTCGCGGTCATCGGCGGCGGCCTGTCCGGCATCGTCGCCGCGTACGAGCTGATGAAGATGGGCCTCAAGCCGGTCGTGTACGAGGCCGACCAGATCGGCGGCCGGCTGCGGACGGTGGGCTTCGAGGGCTGCGACGAGTCGCTCACCGCCGAGATGGGCGCGATGCGCTTCCCGCCCTCCTCCACGGCCCTCCAGCACTACATCGACCTCGTCGGCCTTCAGACCCGGGCCTTCCCCAACCCCCTCGCCGAGGCGACCCCGTCGACCGTCGTCGACCTCAAGGGCGAGTCGCACTACGCCGAGACCATCGCCGACCTGCCCCAGGTCTACCGGGACGTCGCCGAGGCCTGGAACCGGTGCCTGGAGGAGGGCGCCGACTTCTCCGACATGAACCGCGCCCTGCGCGAGCGGGACGTCCCGCGCATCCGCGAGATCTGGTCCCGGCTCGTGGAGAAGCTCGACAACCAGACCTTCTACGGCTTCCTCTGCGACTCCGAGGCGTTCAAGTCCTTCCGGCACCGCGAGATCTTCGGCCAGGTCGGCTTCGGCACGGGCGGCTGGGACACCGACTTCCCCAACTCCATCCTGGAGATCCTGCGTGTCGTCTACACCGAGGCCGACGACCACCACCGCGGCATCGTCGGCGGCTCGCAGCAGCTGCCCCTGCGCCTGTGGGAGCGTGAGCCGCAGAAGATCGTCCACTGGGCCCAGGGCACCTCGCTCGCGAGCCTGCACGAGGGCGGCGAGCCCCGCCCGGCCGTGACCCGGCTGCACCGCACCGCCGGCAACCGCATCACGGTGACCGACGCCCACGGGGACATCCGCACCTTCCAGGCGGCCATCTTCACCGCCCAGTCCTGGATGCTGCTGTCGAAGATCGCCTGCGACGATTCGCTCTTCCCGATCGACCACTGGACGGCGATCGAGCGCACGCACTACATGGAGAGCTCCAAGCTCTTCGTCCCGGTGGACCGGCCGTTCTGGCTGGACAAGGCCGTCGACGACAGGGGGAATCCGACCGGCCGGGACGTCATGTCGATGACGCTCACCGACCGTATGACGCGCGGGACTTACCTGCTCGACGACGGCCCGGACAAGCCCGCCGTCATCTGCCTCTCCTACACCTGGTGCGACGACAGCCTGAAGTGGCTGCCGCTGTCGGCGAACGAGCGGATGGAGGTCATGCTGAAGTCGCTCGGCGAGATCTACCCGAAGGTCGACATCAGGAAGCACATCATCGGCAACCCGGTGACCGTCTCCTGGGAGAACGAGCCCTACTTCATGGGCGCCTTCAAGGCCAACCTCCCCGGCCACTACCGCTACCAGCGGCGCCTGTTCACGCACTTCATGCAGGACCGGCTGCCCGAGGACAAGCGAGGCATCTTCCTCGCCGGCGACGACATCTCCTGGACGGCCGGCTGGGCCGAGGGTGCCATCCAGACCGCCCTCAACGCGGTCTGGGGCGTCATGCACCACCTCGGCGGCACGACCGACCCGACCAACCCGGGCCCCGGCGACGTGTACGACGAGATCGCCCCCGTGGAACTGCCGGAGGACTGA
- a CDS encoding carbon-nitrogen hydrolase family protein — protein MRTALLQSSGRPGSTVENLKVLDEGAGRAAAAGAGLLVTPEMFLTGYAIGDAVARLAEPADGECADAIAEIATRHGLAIAYAYPERDGDAVFNSAQLISADGTRLANYRKTHLFGCFERDHFTPGDQQIVQAEIDGVRVGILICYDVEFPENVRAHALAGTDLLVVPTAQMHPFQFVAESMIPVRAFENQMYVAYVNRAGREGEFEFVGLSTLAGPDGIARTRAGRGEDLVLADVDPAFLAASREANPYLLDRRPGLYGPLV, from the coding sequence ATGCGCACCGCCCTGCTCCAGAGCTCCGGCCGCCCCGGCTCCACCGTCGAGAACCTCAAGGTCCTCGACGAGGGCGCGGGCCGGGCCGCCGCCGCGGGCGCGGGGCTGCTCGTGACGCCGGAGATGTTCCTGACCGGGTACGCGATCGGCGACGCCGTCGCCCGCCTCGCCGAGCCCGCCGACGGCGAGTGCGCGGACGCGATCGCCGAGATCGCGACGAGGCACGGTCTGGCGATCGCCTACGCGTATCCCGAGCGCGACGGCGACGCCGTGTTCAACTCCGCCCAGCTGATCTCCGCCGACGGCACCCGGCTCGCGAACTACCGCAAGACCCACCTCTTCGGCTGCTTCGAGCGCGACCACTTCACGCCCGGCGACCAGCAGATCGTCCAGGCCGAGATCGACGGCGTACGCGTCGGCATCCTCATCTGCTACGACGTGGAGTTCCCGGAGAACGTCCGGGCCCACGCCCTCGCCGGCACCGACCTGCTCGTCGTGCCGACCGCGCAGATGCACCCGTTCCAGTTCGTCGCCGAGTCGATGATCCCGGTGCGGGCCTTCGAGAACCAGATGTACGTCGCGTACGTCAACCGGGCCGGCCGGGAGGGCGAGTTCGAGTTCGTGGGCCTGTCGACGCTCGCCGGTCCCGACGGGATCGCCCGCACCCGGGCCGGTCGCGGTGAGGACCTCGTCCTCGCCGACGTCGATCCCGCCTTCCTCGCCGCCTCGCGCGAGGCCAACCCGTATCTGCTCGACCGGCGGCCCGGTCTCTACGGGCCGCTCGTCTGA